The following proteins are co-located in the Silene latifolia isolate original U9 population chromosome 1, ASM4854445v1, whole genome shotgun sequence genome:
- the LOC141600208 gene encoding thaumatin-like protein 1b, giving the protein MKGENLLSRFAICLLIVHLIGVGDSYADTENDRNPDASSWKEPSLITLPGRSSDQVSDGHVFTGFPGANSINFIIKNNCPYTIWPGTLTSSGPAFPSTGFELAQGASRTLTAQPSWSGRIWARSQCFMDGGRFVCRSADCGSGQVACNGGGAIPPASLAEFTLNGHGNLDYYDVSLVDGFNLPVRISPRAGCPSTACPVDVNRICPQELSIRDPRGGIIGCKSACLAFHQDQYCCTGSHNTPKTCPPTNYSQFFKNQCPQAYSYAYDDTSSTFTCGSGSTNYVVTFCP; this is encoded by the exons ATGAAAGGAGAAAATCTCTTATCTCGATTCGCGATTTGCTTGTTGATTGTTCATCTAATAG GCGTTGGAGATTCATATGCTGACACTGAAAATGATCGTAATCCTGATGCGAGCTCGTGGAAGGAGCCTTCTCTAATTACTTTACCGGGAAGGTCTTCCGACCAGGTTTCCGATGGTCATGTTTTCACTGGTTTCCCAG GGGCAAATTCAATTAATTTCATAATCAAGAACAACTGCCCATACACAATATGGCCAGGGACTTTAACATCAAGTGGGCCTGCATTCCCATCAACTGGGTTTGAGTTAGCCCAAGGTGCCTCACGCACGCTTACGGCCCAACCATCATGGTCAGGTCGCATTTGGGCTCGAAGTCAGTGCTTCATGGATGGTGGAAGGTTTGTTTGTAGGTCAGCGGATTGTGGTTCGGGTCAAGTAGCTTGCAATGGGGGCGGTGCTATTCCACCCGCCAGCTTGGCCGAATTCACCCTAAATGGACATGGTAATTTGGATTACTACGATGTCAGCCTTGTAGATGGGTTCAATCTGCCCGTGAGAATCTCGCCACGAG CGGGTTGTCCCTCAACAGCGTGCCCAGTGGATGTGAACAGGATATGCCCACAAGAGTTGTCGATAAGAGATCCTCGCGGAGGAATAATAGGATGTAAAAGCGCGTGTTTAGCCTTCCACCAAGATCAATACTGTTGCACCGGCTCGCACAACACACCCAAAACTTGCCCACCCACCAATTACTCACAGTTCTTTAAGAACCAATGTCCTCAAGCTTATAGTTATGCTTATGATGATACTAGTAGTACTTTCACTTGTGGCAGCGGGTCTACTAATTATGTTGTTACATTCTGCCCTTGA